A genomic region of Oryza glaberrima chromosome 1, OglaRS2, whole genome shotgun sequence contains the following coding sequences:
- the LOC127760629 gene encoding fra a 1-associated protein, with translation MGWRWHDDGDDGGRGLGDIPDLAGGGGGGDGERCATRRVVQSRCHTEEVEPGRFVRKCEKTEQLLRDCVGRPSELVESKTENTEEDVTDEMKSGSLSLGFPTNEPFAFPGLRSDIEALEKGLFGSIGSFLDDAERMTNDFLKSFGVPSINERESSPFDGQPTGRHIGGQPAGRHIEEGTAKDTKQNDYAEFSSKITDV, from the exons ATGGGTTGGCGttggcacgacgacggcgatgacggcggccgcggcctgGGCGACATccccgacctcgccggcggcggcggaggcggagatgggGAGCGCTGCGCCACGCGCCGGGTGGTGCAGTCTCGGTGCCAcacggaggaggtggagcccGGCCGCTTCGTCCGCAAGTGCGAGAAGACCGAGCAGCTCCTCCGCGACTGCGTCGGCAg GCCCTCTGAACTGGTGGaatcaaaaactgaaaatactGAAGAAGACGTCACAGATGAAATGAAAAGCGGGTCACTATCTCTTGGTTTTCCGACCAATGAGCCCTTTGCATTTCCTGGACTTCGCAGTGACATAGAAGCTCTTGAGAAAGGCCTTTTCGGGAGCATTGGTAGCTTTCTGGATGATGCTGAGAGGATGACCAATGATTTCTTGAAGTCTTTTGGTGTCCCTTCCATCAATGAAAGGGAGTCGAGCCCATTTGATGGACAACCTACAGGCAGGCACATTGGTGGACAACCTGCAGGCAGGCACATTGAGGAAGGTACTGCAAAGGACACTAAACAGAACGACTACGCAGAATTCAGCAGCAAGATTACAGATGTGTAA